The Pocillopora verrucosa isolate sample1 chromosome 9, ASM3666991v2, whole genome shotgun sequence genome includes the window TGTTGTGGCTGACTGTCATTGAATATTTAGAGGTGTTTATCGAACTCGGCGCCAGTCGTTTGTGGGGTGAAGCAGGAAAGTGGATCATTGTCGTGGTTTTACAAATAGCCAAGGCTGCTTTGAGATTCGCCTTACTATTCAAGTATAATTCAGGAATTCAACGGACACCTCTAATTCCACCCTTTGATCGATCAAAACTGGTGAAACCTGAGGAAGTGGATCGTGAAGACACTTCGAGAAAGGTTGAGATTTCAGACGAAGCGGTCCCAAATGACGAAAGGTCACAGACGAACGGCCATACAGGGCCAGTTTGGCGAGGGCCTAGATCAGGAAGGGTTGTAAGGTCCCTTGGCGCCACACCAAGTGGTCCAAATCGTTCCTGGAAACTCCCAGAGGGAACCTCTAAAACCAAGACTGCCTCTCAACCAACCGATCTTTCTTCTAGGAGAATGGTAGCTGAGAGCCTTTACATCTCAAGACCATTGCTTCACGTCACAAGTATGTTTATGTTTGGACAAACCTCGTGGAAGCCGTGGTTGATTTCTTGTGGAGTAGATGTCACATCGTTAGCTCTTATGGGTGATTCAAGTGAACTAAATGATGAGGAAAAATCAGAATTGTCCAGAAGAACATTTCGGCTTCTCTTTTATCTTTTGCGATCTCCATTTTATGATAACTACTCAAAGACTAGGATTCTAAGTTTCCTAAAATTTATGACAGGGAATGTTCCTGGGGTTTCTCTTGTGCTTAATCCTTTGCTGGACTACCTTCCAACTTGGCAGAAGATTTATTTCTATAACTGGAGTTCCTAAAACTTTGCGAGGGGATTCTCCATCCCAAAGCTGTTCTAACAGGTGTCCttgttttgttacagtttttgaCTAGATTTTAAATTATCAATCTACAATCAACTCCCAAGGACACAaatgattaaccctttcacaccAAGGAGTGACTAAGCatgaatttctcctcacaacatccatacatttttaagcagaaaagcaatgagaagtgaaaaaattatcatcaaggAGGATATTACTTCATTCTTAGATCTAAAACTATAGGCAATGAATGACAAACAGTGTGGAAAagctgatgttaaggtgtacaAGGTGAAAAACAGTTAATTCACTTTGGTGCTAGTTGGAGTTGTTAGTAAAGCAAAGTAACattgtttcttaaaataattactGCTCATAACTTAAATACCTACATGCAGTTTAGGATGAAAATATTGTACTTTCAGGATGCCTTTATTAGATATTAAATCCATTTTTATGAATATGTAGAGAGAGTATATTCTACATCCTTGGATACCAGTTTAAGCTATTTTTGAATGATCACCTTCATGTGGGGTCACCCCTGGTGGGAGATATCCCTGGATGGATcatctccctccccccctccccctccctatCTCCACTCCATTTATCAAGGGAGATTGGAGTGCTGAAGGCCACTTTTCTgacaagaaatagaaaaattatGATTACTTTGTTGGGCAATGTGGCCCATTTTGTGGGCTGAAATGTAGATTTtggcaaaacaaattttagctCCCCAGAAGCCTCACATGGGTGTTCAGactgttttgttattattttgtttggttgttATCTTTTTGAGTGCCCTCCAAGTGATAACGATAGTAACAAAGTTTATGTTCCTAGGCATAAACATGTTTTGGGCTCTTCTCAGAGTCAATTAAATCCTGGCCTAACAGCTCTTAATAAAATGACTCTGATTTGGCCCAAAACATATATATTCTTTCCTCGATTGATCTCATTATCATAAGTATGCCCTCTTTTTGTGAAAGTTAGGATGGCTCTTTAGATATTTTTGAGGAAATAGAGTAGCCATTGTGAGATTGATATTAGTTTATGAGATTACTCATGTCAAGTATTGCAGGAAACCCAGTTGCCTTTCCAATAAGGTGGTTTTGAATTCTGGAATATTAAAATCATTAGTCATTAATCTTAATGGCagtgaaatttgatttgattagTTTTATATCAGTATTATGAAATATAGCAACAGGTAATCTCAGACTGGCACAAATTCAAACCTGAATTGAATCTGTATGACATGTTGCAAGGACAAAGATCATTGCGAAAGTcacatgaaatgttttgttgCTGAAACTTGCCTTGAAGTTagcaaaaaattactttctgtAATTAGAAATTTGTTAAGTGTAGTTTCTTAGAAATGAGTTCCTGATAATAACAGAGGCTCTCACTCAGAGCATTATACCACAACCATACCCTACTAAACAAGatgatttaatttaaattctttttcagtttggagcttaaataaaaatgttagaAGCTAGGCAGCTTGTAATGTAATCATTAGAACAGGCTAGTTGCCAAAGTTGTATTTGAGGGGTGAAACAAAACTCTGGTTTCAAGACTTAAGGTAACATTTTCATTGATTGGGTAGCTCCAAATTCCATTTACCCTTTTAACTCCCttgggtgaccaagacagagtttctccctacaatatcagtacaagTTGAAAGTACAAAGGTGGATTGGACTTCATATCAGATTGTCTTTGAATAAAACTTTCTGTAGTACCCTTACCCCACCTCCTGTGGGGAAGAGCACTTTCTTTGACTGCCACCAATGTTTGAGACCCACCACATGGCAAACACGTGCACTGAGGAGAGAACAGAAGAGTGTTGACTGAAATATTGTTTGCTTGACTGAAATAATATCATTAAGCTAAACATTCGACATGTTTGGCGTTTTTAAAATCCTTCCttttttagttcatttatttcattgaatTCCAAGTCCTCAACCTATCCCACAACGCAGCATGGATTCTAGCGAAGGAAAATAGGTTTAACGACTCTAGAACGCCCTCAAAGCGCATTGCGTGACAAGATCAAACAATGGATGCTAAAGAGTCTAATCACGCACTGCAGGTTCTAATTTTGGAGAATTTATCGGCGAGACGCGTGACCTCGTGTACTTCCTGAAGCTGGACAAAGAAGATTTCTTGTGTACATCTGTtccatgaagaaaacaaaagatctttAATATTCGTTTTCGATGGTGCACGTGGTTAGAAGAAACCAAAGTCAATTTTTACCTGTCAGTGATCGAGGGGAATACATAATATTACGAAGTCAAACTGACCAGAATTGAGCTGTTTACGGGAAGAGTAGCCCAAGATTATTCACGGAATCTGATATGAAGAGAAATGGAagtgataaagaaaatgaacgcaATACGAGAAGCCCAAATTTTGGTCTAAACGCTACAGAAAAAACCCGCCGTGACGGTGGGTGTTCGTGGTTAGTATGTTTGGCAGGATTTCTGATTCAAAGCATCGTTGGCGCACAAGGGAATATTTCCGGAATAATTTTCGCTGGATTGCTGGATAAATATAATGACAATAGCCGAAGTCAAACTGGTAAGTTATCCTTTTATTGGCTTTGGTAAAATTCTTATTGTTGATAGAGTACTAGGACGAGTGAAAACTGAAAGCCATGGGGCTAGACATCGCATACCTTCAAGAATACCAAAAATATATCACAGCATGGTGAAATGTGGGTACCGCGCACGACATGTTACAGTGCCTATCACTCCAACTTGCAACATGAATGGAACTAGCGGTAAAGAACATTAAATTTTACATAAAGCAAACCAAACAAAGACTAATCACGGGACTACACATTAAGTGTCCTCATATCATGACGCTAAATTTGCCGATTATGGCGTTTGTTTTGCATGTCACGCACGTCTTTAGGTCGACTTATTATTGGCACCAGTGGGGCGTTTttgcagttttaaaaagttttatctCAGACTGGTCAGATGAAGATCAGAATGCTACCAGATTGTCTACAAGTACTTGAATCTTCATTACTGAATTATTTCCCTATACAAGGATTGTATGAGAATCTGTCGTCGTCTCTTGAAAGACATGTGACAACAGACACTTCCTACTCTAAATACAAAATCGGAAGGACATACGGAAATATTTGACAGCACTTTCCAGTTTGCCATTAATTTTCATAAGTACAACATCAGATGTacagttaaaaatatatttacaaattaaTTACAAATTATATTACAATTTAGGTAAACAATCAACTTCTTTCGTTGCCCTTAATGTCAAACGAACCGACAGCTTGCTCTCCATGTATGAAGATTTGACAAATTCGATATCCAATGTTTTGTTGCTCTATCAAATGttacgttttttttatttttaaattctattgGCCATAGTCAGTTATGCATGGGGGTGTCCAGCTTACGAGAGAGCGTAAACAAGAAAAGGAGCGAGAATGTTTAAATAAAGAGTTTGCTAGGGAGGCAAAAACGGGAATTGAAAAGAATGTCCCTAAGTAGAACTGTCTCCTTACGAGAGGGCCCGTTAGCGGAGAGTTGACTGTTATTTCATTGCAAATGTGATGACTGAAAAATTTTGTGTGATGATGAATTAATAATTTGATGAACTAGGTAAGgaggttttttttcccattatCATGACAATAACACGACAGCTGCATTAGTTGATATAAGTCACGCGAAATCGAATGCGACAGAAAGGCCTCTGTGATTTGTTTATACCAACCTTACTTAGAGAGTTTGTCAGGTTTTTAGCCTGCAATGttctttggatttctttttgtAGTTGTTTGTTCATGACGTTGAGTACTTGTCTCCTCAGCTTGGGTAACCGCTATCGCAGTGGGCGTATCAGAGATATTTGGAATGATTCCCGCTATCCTTGGTAACCGCTTTGGATTTGCCAATGTCATCATGCTTGGTGGAGTGATATGTGCAGTTGGAATGTTTACCTCGTCGTTTGCGCCGAATATCTACGTACTTTATTTAACTTACGGTTTAGTCTGGGGATTTGGCGCGTGTCTCTGTTACCTTGCTGCTTTGTTTGTACTTCCCCAATATTTTCACGCGCGAATCGGCTTAGCTAATGGGATTGTATTTTTTGGCGCACCAGTTGGTACTTTAGCTCTAACTCCATTCGTTGCTCATCTGCTGCAAAGTGTTGGGTTGGCCAGAACGTTTCAAATATTAGCTGGGATTCAGCTTGTAATTGTGTGTAGTGGGTTTATGATCAGACTTGTTCCCCCACCTTCTAAATCAGACCAACTGCACAgcgaaagtgaaagaaaaagtgGGTTTGACTGGACAATATTCAAGAACAAAGGTTACATGACTTTTGTAGTAGCGTTATGCCTCTTTATGCCCGCCT containing:
- the LOC131793618 gene encoding LOW QUALITY PROTEIN: peroxisomal membrane protein PEX16-like (The sequence of the model RefSeq protein was modified relative to this genomic sequence to represent the inferred CDS: substituted 1 base at 1 genomic stop codon), which translates into the protein MRKLLLXIATDMAEGNTSLSHLLQTSQELIALGTTHATAIRQKYEQFVLHNPETISTVESILRALSYMLPGRFGASEALSELVFSASQILTLLNDCIFREGGSSLACDVTSSWSKQRLLLWLTVIEYLEVFIELGASRLWGEAGKWIIVVVLQIAKAALRFALLFKYNSGIQRTPLIPPFDRSKLVKPEEVDREDTSRKVEISDEAVPNDERSQTNGHTGPVWRGPRSGRVVRSLGATPSGPNRSWKLPEGTSKTKTASQPTDLSSRRMVAESLYISRPLLHVTSMFMFGQTSWKPWLISCGVDVTSLALMGDSSELNDEEKSELSRRTFRLLFYLLRSPFYDNYSKTRILSFLKFMTGNVPGVSLVLNPLLDYLPTWQKIYFYNWSS
- the LOC131793641 gene encoding monocarboxylate transporter 10-like → MKRNGSDKENERNTRSPNFGLNATEKTRRDGGCSWLVCLAGFLIQSIVGAQGNISGIIFAGLLDKYNDNSRSQTAWVTAIAVGVSEIFGMIPAILGNRFGFANVIMLGGVICAVGMFTSSFAPNIYVLYLTYGLVWGFGACLCYLAALFVLPQYFHARIGLANGIVFFGAPVGTLALTPFVAHLLQSVGLARTFQILAGIQLVIVCSGFMIRLVPPPSKSDQLHSESERKSGFDWTIFKNKGYMTFVVALCLFMPAYLVHVHLVRLAKDSGVDSIKAALLVSFAAFGSVTVRPFFGKLMDMRYVNRLTAMQITLLLLGVSSTLVPIATNYEWLATYASFSGFLEGCFVISLPLTVQDLVEENQQALALGSLFCFRSLPKTAGPSIAGWIYDVTHSYDIAFFSAGAVTLLSTCLMFLVPLFQDRSLSKRKEIPRLLRNPELYQKEIIAAKETCL